In the Ilumatobacteraceae bacterium genome, one interval contains:
- a CDS encoding sulfatase-like hydrolase/transferase translates to MTSIGRTVADSTPNWPAAPRPPEGAPNILLVLFDDVGFSDFGCYGGDAATPTIDRLAADGIRYTGFHTTAMCSTTRAALLTGRNHHSVGVGCLANFDSGYPGYRGKIATSAGTVAEMLRPHGYRSYMTGKWHVTPLYETGPTGPTDGWPLARGFDRFYGFLDAETDQYSPELVRDNTHVTAPGTYESGYHLTEDLVDESIRMLAEHRAGSPDTPWFMYVAPGACHAPHQGPKELIDHYDPMFADGWDAARERRLARMIDLGIVPAGTVLPERNARVLPWDELTADERRVAQRLQAAYAAMLDHTDQQLARLVEFLEATDQLDDTLVLVLSDNGASQEGGPLGFVNALGPFNLIHETTETKLARLDDIGGPDTHTNFPWGWAMAANTPLKRYKQNTHGGGIRDPLVVSWPAGIGDHGGLRHQFAHCSDVVPTLLDVIGIEPPTTVRGAAQQPIEGTSFAATLADPAAETGKSVQYFEMFSHRGLWLDGWKAVAYHAPGTPIDDDVWELYHLDEDFNEVHDLAAEHPERLASMIERWWQEAEAHQVLPLDDRFGERFAENAARVHGERTHYEFWAGMGHLASDVAPDVRSRSYRIVAEVEIPDGGAEGVLVAHGDATSGYSLHLAGGHLVHDLNVGGTHHVVRSDQPVAPGRHELGFRMERVDGHGTGTLSVDGVDVGSMATDHSFFTLISFSGLDIGLDRGSPVGHYAAPFEFTGNLRRVVVDMDHDQDVDHEAAGVAQMARE, encoded by the coding sequence ATGACCTCGATCGGACGGACCGTCGCCGACTCCACCCCGAACTGGCCCGCCGCGCCACGTCCGCCCGAAGGTGCACCGAACATCCTGCTGGTGCTGTTCGACGACGTGGGCTTCAGCGACTTCGGGTGCTACGGCGGCGACGCGGCGACGCCGACCATCGATCGGCTCGCCGCCGACGGCATCCGCTACACCGGCTTCCACACGACCGCGATGTGCTCGACGACCCGTGCTGCGCTGCTCACCGGACGCAACCATCACTCGGTCGGCGTCGGGTGCCTCGCCAACTTCGACAGCGGCTACCCGGGATACCGCGGCAAGATCGCCACCAGCGCCGGCACGGTTGCCGAGATGCTGCGGCCGCACGGCTACCGCAGCTACATGACCGGCAAGTGGCACGTCACCCCGCTGTACGAGACTGGTCCGACCGGTCCGACCGACGGATGGCCGCTCGCCCGCGGGTTCGATCGGTTCTACGGCTTCCTCGACGCCGAGACCGACCAGTATTCGCCCGAACTCGTGCGCGACAACACCCACGTGACCGCGCCGGGCACGTACGAGAGCGGCTACCACCTCACCGAGGACCTGGTCGACGAGTCGATCCGGATGTTGGCCGAACACCGCGCCGGGTCCCCCGACACTCCGTGGTTCATGTACGTCGCGCCGGGAGCCTGTCACGCGCCGCACCAGGGCCCGAAGGAACTGATCGACCACTACGACCCGATGTTCGCCGACGGTTGGGACGCGGCTCGCGAACGGCGTCTCGCCCGCATGATCGACCTGGGGATCGTGCCTGCCGGCACCGTGCTCCCCGAACGCAACGCCCGGGTGCTCCCCTGGGACGAGCTGACAGCCGACGAGCGGCGAGTTGCGCAGCGACTCCAAGCTGCGTACGCGGCGATGCTCGACCACACCGATCAGCAGCTCGCCCGGCTCGTCGAGTTCCTCGAGGCGACCGACCAACTCGACGACACGCTCGTGCTGGTGCTCAGCGACAACGGCGCGTCGCAGGAGGGTGGGCCGCTCGGGTTCGTCAACGCGCTCGGTCCGTTCAACCTGATCCACGAGACGACCGAGACGAAGCTCGCCCGACTCGACGACATCGGCGGTCCCGACACCCACACGAACTTCCCGTGGGGGTGGGCGATGGCCGCCAACACCCCGCTCAAGCGGTACAAGCAGAACACGCATGGCGGCGGCATCCGCGACCCGCTCGTGGTGTCGTGGCCCGCCGGCATCGGCGACCACGGCGGGCTCCGTCACCAGTTCGCGCACTGCAGCGACGTCGTGCCGACGCTGCTCGACGTGATCGGGATCGAGCCACCCACCACGGTGCGCGGCGCGGCACAGCAGCCGATCGAGGGAACGAGTTTCGCCGCGACGCTCGCCGACCCGGCCGCCGAGACCGGCAAGTCGGTCCAGTACTTCGAGATGTTCAGCCATCGCGGACTGTGGCTCGACGGGTGGAAGGCGGTCGCCTACCACGCGCCCGGCACGCCGATCGACGACGACGTGTGGGAGCTCTATCACCTCGACGAGGACTTCAACGAAGTTCACGACCTCGCCGCCGAGCACCCCGAACGGCTGGCGTCGATGATCGAGCGCTGGTGGCAGGAGGCCGAGGCACACCAGGTACTCCCGCTCGACGACCGGTTCGGTGAACGCTTCGCCGAGAACGCTGCTCGCGTGCACGGCGAACGCACCCACTACGAGTTCTGGGCCGGGATGGGGCATCTCGCCAGCGACGTCGCACCCGACGTGCGTTCACGCAGCTACCGGATCGTGGCCGAGGTCGAGATCCCCGACGGCGGCGCCGAGGGTGTGCTCGTGGCACACGGAGACGCGACGAGCGGCTACTCCCTCCACCTCGCCGGCGGCCATCTGGTGCACGACCTCAACGTCGGCGGCACCCACCACGTGGTCCGCTCCGATCAGCCGGTCGCACCGGGCCGCCACGAACTCGGGTTCCGGATGGAGCGGGTCGACGGGCACGGCACCGGGACGCTGTCGGTCGATGGCGTCGACGTCGGTTCGATGGCAACCGACCACTCCTTCTTCACGCTGATCTCGTTCTCCGGACTCGACATCGGGCTCGATCGCGGAAGTCCGGTCGGGCACTATGCCGCGCCGTTCGAATTCACCGGAAACCTGCGCCGCGTGGTCGTCGACATGGACCATGACCAAGACGTCGACCAC
- a CDS encoding acyl-CoA dehydrogenase family protein — MRDLFDDEHDAFRASFAGFVANEVTPNYLQWEDDGIAPRELYARAGEYGFVGMAIPEEFGGGGSTDFRFNQVIAEEFAAAGIGGAGLGLTLHNDITTPYFLEVCNDEQRERWLPGIASGELITAIAMTEPGTGSDLAGVTTTALRDGDEYVLNGSKTFITNGINADLVIVVAKTDPSERHAGMSLLVVERDMPGFERGRNLDKIGMHSQDTAELFFTDVRVPVANLLGEEGKGFNYLTANLAQERLSIAVTGVATARAALGWTVDYVNDRVAFGKPIGSFQNTKFVLAEIKTEVDVAQAYVDQCVMRLNAGTLSASDAAQAKLFCSELQNRAVDRCLQLFGGYGFMTEYPIARAYVDSRVTSIYGGTSEVMKTIVAKSLGL; from the coding sequence ATGCGAGATCTCTTCGACGACGAACACGACGCGTTCCGGGCATCGTTCGCGGGATTCGTGGCCAACGAGGTCACGCCGAACTACCTGCAGTGGGAGGACGACGGGATCGCGCCGCGCGAGCTGTATGCCAGAGCCGGTGAGTACGGGTTCGTCGGGATGGCGATACCCGAGGAGTTCGGCGGCGGGGGCTCGACGGACTTCCGGTTCAACCAGGTGATCGCCGAGGAGTTCGCGGCGGCCGGGATCGGCGGGGCGGGTCTCGGATTGACGCTGCACAACGACATCACGACCCCGTACTTCCTCGAGGTGTGCAACGACGAGCAGCGGGAGCGCTGGCTGCCCGGGATCGCGTCCGGTGAGCTCATCACGGCCATCGCGATGACCGAGCCCGGTACCGGCTCCGACCTGGCCGGTGTCACCACGACGGCGCTCCGTGACGGTGACGAGTACGTCCTCAACGGGTCGAAGACGTTCATCACCAACGGCATCAACGCCGACCTCGTGATCGTGGTGGCCAAGACCGATCCGTCCGAGCGTCACGCCGGCATGTCGCTGCTCGTGGTCGAGCGTGACATGCCCGGATTCGAGCGCGGTCGCAACCTCGACAAGATCGGGATGCACAGCCAGGACACCGCCGAGTTGTTCTTCACCGATGTCCGCGTCCCGGTCGCGAACCTGCTCGGTGAAGAGGGCAAGGGGTTCAACTACCTGACGGCGAACCTGGCGCAGGAGCGGCTGTCGATCGCCGTGACGGGTGTCGCCACCGCCCGGGCCGCGCTCGGTTGGACCGTCGACTACGTGAACGATCGGGTCGCGTTCGGTAAGCCGATCGGATCGTTCCAGAACACGAAGTTCGTCCTGGCCGAGATCAAGACCGAGGTCGACGTCGCGCAGGCGTACGTCGACCAGTGCGTCATGCGGTTGAACGCCGGCACGCTCAGCGCCTCCGATGCCGCGCAGGCCAAACTGTTCTGCTCCGAACTCCAGAACCGGGCGGTCGATCGCTGCCTGCAGTTGTTCGGCGGCTACGGGTTCATGACCGAGTATCCGATCGCCAGGGCCTACGTCGACTCGCGGGTCACCTCGATCTACGGGGGCACCTCGGAGGTCATGAAGACGATCGTCGCCAAGTCGCTCGGTCTCTGA
- a CDS encoding phosphotransferase: protein MPDVPGRFLAAGRAADVYDLGDGTVLRRYRTDRDCTAEARLMIWLEAKGVPVPTVHRADGSDIVMDRIAGPTMVDDLARRPWRLVRHARSLARLQRELHRFEAPDWMPTPCGVTVGDRVLHLDLHPMNVIIGTDGPVVIDWTNASRGDPAFDAAMTYLLMASYEAEGAVERIGRWVLVTVFERARGRALVRSGVVDAAHHRLGDRNVTPGERVNVERLLERAQVSGRAARR, encoded by the coding sequence ATGCCCGACGTGCCGGGCCGGTTCCTGGCCGCAGGGCGCGCCGCCGACGTCTACGACCTCGGCGACGGCACGGTGCTGCGCCGGTACCGGACCGATCGCGACTGCACCGCCGAGGCCCGGCTGATGATCTGGCTCGAGGCGAAGGGGGTGCCGGTCCCGACCGTGCACCGCGCCGACGGGAGCGACATCGTGATGGACCGGATCGCCGGCCCCACGATGGTCGACGACCTGGCCCGACGCCCCTGGCGGCTCGTGCGGCACGCCCGCAGCCTGGCCCGGCTGCAACGGGAACTCCACCGGTTCGAGGCGCCCGACTGGATGCCGACACCGTGCGGTGTGACCGTCGGTGACCGTGTGCTGCATCTCGATCTGCATCCGATGAACGTGATCATCGGCACCGACGGCCCCGTGGTGATCGACTGGACCAACGCGAGCCGAGGGGACCCCGCGTTCGACGCGGCGATGACGTACCTGCTGATGGCGAGCTACGAGGCGGAGGGCGCCGTCGAGCGAATCGGCCGGTGGGTGCTCGTCACGGTCTTCGAGCGGGCGAGGGGGCGCGCCCTCGTGCGCAGTGGTGTGGTCGATGCGGCTCACCACCGCTTGGGCGATCGGAACGTGACGCCGGGCGAGCGGGTGAACGTCGAGCGTCTGCTGGAGCGCGCTCAGGTCAGCGGTCGAGCAGCGCGGCGGTGA
- a CDS encoding DUF1932 domain-containing protein, with amino-acid sequence MTTTGFLHPGAMGVTIAAACGGERLWCSANRSDATRQRADAAGLTAVATLTDLAARCDTIVSVCPPGEALAVAEQVAAAGFDGRYVDANAIAPATTQRIGRLFARYVDGGIIGPPATSAGTTRLYLSGDEAAQVATRWEGSPLDARAIDGGIGAASAVKMLYAGWGKHNAALMLAINALADAYGVTDAIRGEWELSVPEFVTRSEAAAVGTAPKAWRFEGEMHEIAATFEAVGLPPEFHRGAAEIYRRMAGFKDATAAVDLDQVTAALLDR; translated from the coding sequence GTGACGACGACCGGCTTTCTGCACCCCGGCGCCATGGGCGTCACCATCGCAGCGGCATGCGGCGGCGAACGCCTGTGGTGCTCCGCGAACCGCTCCGATGCGACCCGGCAGCGGGCCGATGCCGCCGGACTGACCGCCGTCGCCACGCTCACCGACCTCGCTGCTCGGTGTGACACGATCGTCTCGGTCTGTCCCCCGGGCGAGGCGCTCGCCGTCGCCGAGCAGGTCGCGGCGGCCGGCTTCGACGGCCGCTACGTCGACGCCAACGCGATCGCACCGGCGACCACGCAGCGAATCGGCCGCCTGTTCGCCCGCTATGTCGACGGCGGGATCATCGGCCCTCCCGCCACGTCGGCCGGAACCACTCGCCTCTATCTCAGCGGCGACGAGGCCGCTCAGGTCGCGACCCGGTGGGAGGGTTCGCCGCTCGATGCCCGTGCGATCGACGGCGGGATCGGTGCCGCGTCGGCCGTCAAGATGCTCTACGCCGGCTGGGGCAAGCACAACGCAGCCCTGATGCTGGCGATCAACGCGCTGGCGGACGCGTACGGGGTCACCGATGCGATCCGCGGCGAGTGGGAGCTGTCGGTCCCCGAGTTCGTCACCCGATCCGAGGCCGCCGCCGTCGGCACCGCTCCCAAGGCGTGGAGGTTCGAGGGCGAGATGCACGAGATCGCGGCGACGTTCGAGGCGGTCGGGCTCCCACCCGAGTTCCACCGTGGCGCCGCCGAGATCTACCGGAGGATGGCCGGCTTCAAGGACGCGACCGCGGCGGTCGACCTCGACCAGGTCACCGCCGCGCTGCTCGACCGCTGA
- a CDS encoding nitroreductase family protein, with the protein MTDLYETMSTLRAVRKLRTDPIPDDVLERVLQAACWAPTGGNQQPWRVIVVTDPAKKAGLQEIYEPQWRRYIDGMAARMAALSPDDLEQRNRVTAAGDHLAAHLHEAPAILMFCADPKMMAITDAKLDRISMVGGGSVYPAVQNAMLACVAEGLGCTLTTLHCLKEAEVKELLDVPDGWATVAMVPIGYPVGRGHGPITRQPPSVLAYRDTFGSAWS; encoded by the coding sequence ATGACCGACCTCTACGAGACGATGAGCACGTTGCGCGCCGTCCGCAAGCTGCGCACCGACCCGATCCCCGACGACGTGCTCGAGCGAGTCCTCCAAGCCGCCTGCTGGGCTCCGACCGGCGGCAACCAGCAGCCGTGGCGTGTGATCGTCGTCACCGACCCGGCGAAGAAGGCGGGCCTGCAGGAGATCTACGAGCCGCAATGGCGCCGGTACATCGACGGGATGGCCGCCCGGATGGCGGCGCTCTCGCCCGACGATCTCGAGCAGCGCAACCGGGTGACCGCAGCCGGCGATCACCTCGCCGCGCACCTGCACGAAGCGCCGGCCATTCTCATGTTCTGCGCCGATCCGAAGATGATGGCGATCACCGACGCCAAGCTCGACCGCATCAGCATGGTCGGCGGTGGCTCGGTCTACCCGGCCGTGCAGAACGCGATGCTGGCCTGCGTCGCCGAGGGACTCGGATGCACGCTGACGACGCTGCACTGCCTGAAGGAAGCCGAGGTCAAGGAGCTGCTCGACGTACCCGACGGCTGGGCGACGGTCGCGATGGTGCCGATCGGCTATCCGGTCGGCCGCGGCCACGGGCCGATCACCCGCCAGCCACCCAGCGTGCTCGCCTATCGCGACACCTTCGGCAGCGCGTGGTCGTGA
- a CDS encoding alpha/beta hydrolase: MSRTVRPCESPAAGDPPPSSPTSGRPLGIIAANEIVPDSRLDGNERPEPGPGTACLRDWGMIDHRFETVSNGDIDIRVAVAGEGPLMLFVHGWPELWYSWRHQMEHFADRYTVAAMDVRGYGGSSKPAEIERYSLRELASDAAAVIDAMGGSAIVVGHDWGAPIAWQTARLHADQVSAVAGLSVPYLPVGPDSPMALWDLLYADKFFYMKYFQEPGVAEAELSADCARSLRMVWYSASADGRGAMIMDKPADATMLDGLIDPDPFPAWSTPDDLAVYVEAFEAGGWTGPLNRYRAQGVDAEQLGSQSEPQKQVLQPSTFIGGEFDPVRNFAAGIDLFGDTGANCADFRGATIVPGAGHWVQQEAPEATNAALDAFVASL, from the coding sequence GTGTCCCGAACCGTTCGGCCGTGCGAGTCACCGGCCGCCGGTGACCCGCCCCCGAGTTCGCCGACGTCCGGCCGGCCGCTCGGCATCATCGCCGCCAACGAGATCGTGCCCGATTCGCGCCTCGACGGGAACGAACGGCCCGAGCCCGGGCCGGGGACGGCGTGCCTGCGAGACTGGGGCATGATCGATCATCGATTCGAGACGGTGTCCAACGGTGACATCGACATCCGAGTGGCGGTGGCGGGGGAAGGGCCCCTGATGCTGTTCGTGCACGGGTGGCCCGAGCTCTGGTACTCCTGGCGTCATCAGATGGAGCACTTCGCCGACCGCTACACGGTGGCGGCGATGGACGTGCGCGGCTACGGCGGCAGTTCGAAGCCCGCCGAGATCGAGCGGTACAGCTTGCGCGAGTTGGCGAGCGACGCTGCTGCCGTCATCGACGCGATGGGTGGGAGCGCGATCGTGGTCGGCCACGACTGGGGTGCGCCGATCGCGTGGCAGACGGCCCGACTCCACGCCGATCAGGTCTCGGCGGTCGCCGGCCTCAGCGTGCCGTACCTGCCCGTCGGGCCCGATTCGCCGATGGCGCTCTGGGATCTGCTGTACGCGGACAAGTTCTTCTACATGAAGTACTTCCAGGAGCCCGGTGTGGCCGAAGCCGAGCTGTCGGCCGACTGCGCTCGGAGTCTGCGGATGGTCTGGTACAGCGCCAGTGCCGACGGGCGTGGCGCGATGATCATGGACAAGCCGGCCGACGCCACGATGCTCGACGGTCTGATCGACCCCGATCCGTTCCCCGCGTGGTCGACGCCCGACGACCTCGCGGTGTACGTCGAGGCCTTCGAGGCCGGCGGGTGGACCGGGCCGCTCAACCGGTACCGGGCCCAGGGCGTCGACGCGGAACAGCTGGGTTCGCAGTCCGAGCCGCAGAAGCAGGTCCTGCAGCCGTCGACGTTCATCGGCGGCGAGTTCGACCCGGTGCGGAACTTCGCCGCCGGCATCGACCTGTTCGGCGACACCGGCGCCAACTGCGCCGACTTCCGGGGTGCGACGATCGTGCCCGGCGCCGGTCACTGGGTGCAGCAGGAGGCTCCCGAGGCCACGAACGCCGCCCTCGACGCCTTCGTCGCCTCGCTGTAG